The Synechococcus sp. MU1643 genome contains a region encoding:
- a CDS encoding magnesium chelatase subunit H, with amino-acid sequence MFTQVRSADRRVAPVEGQNHKSVMKAVYVVLEPQYQNALTQAATALNASGGDLGIELSGYLIEELRDDDNYAGFCADVAEADVFVASLIFIEDLAQKVVDAVAPHRDRLKAAVVFPSMPEVMRLNKLGSFSMAQLGQSKSAIAGFMKKRKEAGGAGFQDAMLKLLNTLPTVLKYLPVEKAQDARSFMLSFQYWLGGTPDNLRNFLLMLADKYVFPAAEGEERPAMDVAEPEVFPDLGIWHPLAPSMFEDLKEYLNWNSSRSDLSEEARKGPVIGLVLQRSHIVTGDDAHYVATIQELEFRGARVIPIFCGGLDFSKPVNAFFYDPLNPEQPLVDGIVSLTGFALVGGPARQDHPKAIESLKKLNRPYMVALPLVFQTTQEWEQSDLGLHPVQVALQIAIPELDGAIEPIVLSGRDDATGKAHTLQDRVDAIAERAIRWSSLRIKPRNEKKLAITVFSFPPDKGNVGTAAYLDVFGSIHRVMQEMKAKGYDVQDMPSTPRELLEAVINDADAMQGSPELSIAHRMSVEEYERLTPYSERLEENWGKPPGNLNSDGQNLLVFGRHFGNLFVGVQPTFGYEGDPMRLLYSRSASPHHGFAAYYTYLQKIWKADAVLHFGTHGSLEFMPGKQMGMSETCYPDSLIGALPNLYYYAANNPSEATIAKRRGYASTISYLTPPAENAGLYRGLKELGELVGSYQQLREGGRGIQIVNTIVETARQCNLDKDVDLPEEDASTLELEGRDALVGAVYRQLMEIESRLLPCGLHTIGKPPTAEEAVATLVSIAALEREEDGLRSLPGLLAEAMGRSIEDIYKGNDEGVLADVELNRTITETSRAAIGAMVRTLTGRDGRVSLRNSFGWFYDLLARFGFKLPSPWLRACCTAGFVQIDSTELDKLFAYLRFCLEQVCADMEMESLLKALDGEYILPGPGGDPIRNPGVLPSGKNIHALDPQAIPTRAAVAAAKSVVDKLIDRQREEQGTWPETIACVLWGTDNIKTYGESLAQILWFVGVKPMPDSVGRVNKLELIPLEELGRPRVDVVVNCSGVFRDLFINQMALIDQAVKMAAEADEPLEQNFVRKHALEQAEKEGMSLRDAACRVFSNASGSYSSNVNLAVENSTWEEEGELQEMYLSRKTFAFNADNPGEMNQKREVFENVMKTADVTFQNLDSAEISLTDVSHYFDSDPTKLIAGLRDDGKAPTSYIADTTTANAQVRSLSETIRLDSRTKLLNPKWYEGMLDSGYEGVREVAKRLNFTLGWSATSGAVDNFVYEEANETFINDPEMRKRLLELNPNSFRQIVGTLLEVHGRGYWETSDENIEQLQELYQEVEDRIEGVVTD; translated from the coding sequence ATGTTCACACAGGTCCGCTCCGCCGATCGCCGCGTTGCTCCTGTTGAGGGTCAGAACCACAAGTCCGTGATGAAAGCGGTTTATGTGGTACTGGAGCCCCAGTATCAAAACGCCCTCACTCAGGCTGCGACGGCACTGAATGCCTCAGGCGGCGATCTCGGGATCGAGCTGAGCGGATATCTGATCGAAGAACTCCGCGACGACGACAACTACGCCGGCTTCTGTGCCGATGTGGCTGAGGCTGATGTCTTTGTCGCCTCCTTGATCTTCATTGAAGATCTGGCTCAGAAGGTTGTGGACGCCGTTGCCCCACACCGCGACCGACTCAAGGCGGCTGTGGTCTTCCCGTCCATGCCTGAAGTGATGCGGCTGAACAAGCTGGGCAGCTTCTCGATGGCTCAGCTCGGTCAGAGCAAGAGCGCCATCGCAGGCTTCATGAAGAAGCGGAAGGAGGCCGGAGGTGCTGGTTTCCAGGACGCGATGCTCAAGCTGCTGAACACCCTGCCCACCGTCCTCAAGTACCTGCCAGTCGAGAAGGCGCAGGATGCCCGCAGCTTCATGCTCAGCTTCCAGTACTGGCTGGGCGGTACTCCCGATAACCTCCGCAACTTCCTGTTGATGCTGGCGGACAAGTACGTCTTCCCAGCGGCAGAAGGTGAGGAGCGTCCAGCGATGGACGTGGCAGAGCCTGAAGTGTTCCCCGACCTCGGGATCTGGCACCCCCTGGCTCCTTCGATGTTCGAGGACCTCAAGGAATATTTGAACTGGAACTCCAGTCGCTCAGACCTGTCTGAGGAAGCCCGCAAAGGACCTGTGATTGGCCTGGTGCTGCAGCGCAGCCACATCGTCACCGGTGACGATGCGCATTACGTGGCCACCATCCAGGAACTGGAGTTCCGTGGCGCCCGCGTGATTCCGATCTTCTGCGGTGGCCTCGACTTCTCGAAGCCTGTCAACGCTTTCTTCTACGACCCGCTGAATCCCGAGCAGCCCCTGGTGGACGGCATCGTCTCCCTCACCGGTTTTGCGCTGGTCGGTGGCCCGGCCCGCCAGGACCACCCCAAGGCGATTGAGTCGCTGAAAAAGCTAAACCGCCCCTACATGGTTGCGCTTCCTCTCGTCTTCCAAACCACCCAGGAGTGGGAACAGAGCGACCTCGGCCTGCACCCAGTGCAGGTGGCCTTGCAGATCGCCATTCCAGAACTTGATGGTGCCATCGAGCCCATTGTTCTGTCTGGTCGCGACGACGCCACCGGCAAAGCTCACACCCTCCAAGATCGGGTTGATGCCATTGCTGAGCGCGCAATCCGCTGGTCATCACTGCGGATCAAGCCCCGCAACGAAAAGAAGCTGGCGATCACTGTGTTCAGCTTCCCTCCCGACAAGGGCAACGTCGGAACGGCGGCTTACCTCGACGTCTTCGGCTCCATCCATCGGGTGATGCAGGAGATGAAGGCCAAGGGATACGACGTCCAGGACATGCCTTCAACTCCTCGAGAGCTGTTGGAGGCTGTCATCAATGACGCCGATGCCATGCAGGGTTCCCCGGAGCTGTCCATCGCCCATCGGATGAGTGTCGAAGAGTACGAGCGCCTGACTCCTTACTCCGAGCGGCTTGAAGAGAACTGGGGTAAGCCCCCCGGCAACCTCAACAGCGATGGCCAGAACCTTTTGGTTTTCGGTCGCCACTTCGGCAACCTCTTCGTCGGTGTTCAGCCCACCTTTGGCTACGAAGGTGACCCGATGCGCCTGCTCTACTCCCGTAGTGCAAGCCCTCACCATGGCTTCGCCGCCTACTACACCTACCTGCAGAAGATCTGGAAGGCTGATGCGGTGTTGCATTTCGGCACCCACGGTTCCCTCGAATTCATGCCCGGAAAGCAGATGGGCATGAGCGAAACCTGCTATCCCGATTCACTCATCGGTGCGCTGCCCAATCTTTATTACTACGCCGCCAACAACCCCTCCGAGGCCACCATTGCCAAGCGGAGGGGTTATGCCTCCACCATCAGTTACCTCACCCCTCCTGCCGAAAATGCTGGCCTCTACAGGGGCCTGAAGGAACTGGGTGAACTGGTTGGTTCCTACCAGCAGCTCCGTGAGGGCGGCCGCGGCATTCAGATCGTCAACACCATCGTTGAGACGGCACGTCAGTGCAACCTTGATAAGGACGTCGACCTTCCTGAGGAAGATGCTTCGACCCTCGAATTGGAGGGTCGCGATGCCCTCGTGGGTGCCGTCTATCGCCAGTTGATGGAGATTGAAAGCCGTCTCCTTCCTTGTGGCCTGCACACCATTGGCAAGCCTCCCACCGCGGAGGAAGCGGTTGCCACGTTGGTGAGCATCGCTGCTCTTGAGCGTGAGGAGGATGGTCTGCGCTCACTCCCCGGTCTGCTGGCTGAGGCGATGGGTCGCTCCATTGAAGACATCTACAAAGGCAACGACGAGGGCGTGCTCGCTGATGTCGAGCTCAACCGCACGATCACGGAGACATCCCGCGCTGCGATCGGTGCCATGGTTCGCACCCTCACTGGTCGTGATGGTCGTGTCAGCCTGCGCAACAGCTTTGGTTGGTTCTACGACCTGCTGGCGAGGTTTGGCTTCAAGCTTCCCTCACCCTGGTTGCGGGCTTGTTGTACGGCCGGTTTCGTTCAGATCGATTCCACCGAGCTCGACAAACTCTTTGCATATCTGCGCTTCTGCCTCGAGCAGGTGTGTGCCGACATGGAGATGGAGAGTCTCCTGAAGGCGCTGGATGGCGAATACATCCTTCCGGGCCCAGGTGGTGACCCGATTCGGAATCCTGGTGTGCTTCCCAGCGGCAAGAACATCCACGCGCTGGATCCGCAGGCGATTCCCACCCGTGCCGCGGTGGCTGCGGCCAAGAGTGTTGTCGACAAGTTGATTGATCGTCAGCGCGAGGAGCAGGGCACTTGGCCCGAGACCATCGCTTGCGTGCTTTGGGGAACGGACAACATCAAGACCTATGGCGAATCCCTGGCTCAGATTCTCTGGTTCGTCGGTGTCAAGCCGATGCCTGACTCCGTGGGTCGGGTCAACAAGCTTGAGCTGATTCCCCTCGAAGAACTCGGTCGTCCCCGTGTTGATGTGGTGGTGAACTGCTCGGGTGTGTTCCGCGATCTGTTCATCAACCAGATGGCCCTGATTGATCAGGCCGTGAAGATGGCTGCAGAGGCCGACGAGCCCCTGGAGCAGAACTTTGTACGCAAGCACGCCCTTGAGCAGGCAGAGAAAGAAGGCATGAGCCTGCGTGATGCGGCCTGCCGGGTGTTCTCCAACGCCAGCGGCAGCTACAGCTCCAACGTGAACCTTGCGGTGGAGAACAGCACCTGGGAGGAGGAAGGTGAGCTGCAGGAGATGTACCTCTCCCGCAAGACCTTTGCCTTCAATGCTGACAACCCTGGTGAGATGAACCAGAAGCGGGAGGTGTTCGAGAACGTGATGAAGACAGCGGACGTGACCTTCCAGAATCTGGATTCAGCTGAGATTTCCCTCACCGATGTGAGCCACTACTTCGACTCCGATCCCACCAAGCTGATCGCGGGCCTCCGTGATGACGGCAAAGCCCCCACCAGTTACATTGCTGACACCACCACGGCCAATGCGCAGGTTCGTTCGCTGAGTGAAACGATCCGCCTGGATTCACGCACCAAGTTGCTGAATCCCAAGTGGTACGAAGGCATGCTCGACTCCGGTTATGAGGGTGTGCGAGAGGTGGCCAAGCGCCTCAACTTCACTTTGGGTTGGAGTGCAACCAGTGGTGCCGTAGACAACTTCGTTTACGAGGAAGCCAACGAGACCTTCATCAATGACCCGGAGATGCGCAAGCGTCTTCTGGAATTGAACCCCAACAGCTTCCGCCAGATTGTGGGCACGCTTCTTGAGGTTCATGGTCGCGGCTACTGGGAAACCTCAGACGAAAACATCGAACAGCTGCAGGAGCTTTATCAGGAAGTGGAAGATCGGATTGAGGGTGTTGTTACCGACTGA
- a CDS encoding GlcNAc-transferase family protein, producing the protein MRSTIFIQIASYRDPDLPATLHNLIERAAQPERLRFGICLQLADDDPTHWGESAFPNHPHLKIVRLDAKESHGACWARRQAQSFYGGEDFLLQIDSHMRSVEHWDDLLLKAWKECSDERAILSVYPNGFQPPCRLQTSTLPVMGAGEFDSYGILKLRGISRFQLPEEQPERPIPGAFIAGGFLFGAGSIVREVPYDPELYFYGEEIAMSARLWTSGFNIYAPNRLLLFHLYKPENPAAEHSATHWGDHSDWHKYNLRSLKRVHRLLGSLDNAPAAIRCFNDHPGELKSFGLGTNRSLKMYQQWAGVDFKTAKISLAARKAEFNISQL; encoded by the coding sequence GTGAGATCCACGATCTTCATACAGATCGCGTCTTACCGAGACCCGGATCTTCCGGCCACGCTGCACAACCTGATCGAAAGGGCAGCACAACCCGAACGCCTGCGCTTCGGCATCTGCCTGCAGCTGGCTGATGACGACCCAACCCACTGGGGAGAAAGTGCATTTCCGAATCATCCACACCTGAAGATCGTCAGGCTCGATGCAAAGGAAAGTCATGGAGCCTGCTGGGCCCGTCGGCAGGCCCAAAGCTTTTACGGCGGGGAAGATTTCCTACTTCAGATCGACAGCCACATGCGGTCCGTGGAGCACTGGGATGACCTGCTGCTGAAGGCCTGGAAAGAATGCAGCGATGAGCGAGCCATCCTCAGTGTTTACCCCAACGGCTTTCAACCACCCTGTCGATTGCAAACATCAACATTGCCGGTGATGGGTGCGGGTGAGTTCGATTCATACGGCATCCTCAAGTTACGAGGCATCAGCCGATTCCAGCTTCCAGAAGAACAGCCAGAACGTCCTATCCCCGGAGCCTTTATCGCTGGAGGCTTCCTGTTCGGAGCTGGCTCAATCGTGAGAGAGGTGCCCTACGACCCCGAGCTCTACTTCTATGGGGAAGAGATTGCAATGTCGGCACGACTTTGGACTTCGGGTTTCAACATCTACGCCCCAAATCGCCTGCTTCTTTTTCATCTCTACAAGCCAGAAAACCCCGCAGCAGAACATTCAGCTACTCATTGGGGTGATCACAGTGACTGGCACAAGTACAACCTTCGCTCACTCAAACGTGTTCACAGACTGCTTGGCAGCCTCGACAATGCCCCGGCAGCAATCCGTTGCTTCAATGATCATCCTGGCGAACTTAAATCCTTCGGATTAGGGACGAATCGCAGCTTAAAAATGTATCAACAGTGGGCTGGAGTTGATTTCAAAACAGCAAAGATCAGCCTTGCAGCAAGAAAGGCAGAGTTCAACATTTCGCAGCTCTGA
- the folP gene encoding dihydropteroate synthase, translating to MPTTKQLDSGNWPQGWRQRTTVMGVINITPDSFSDGGRFLASERALAEAQWQLSNGADVLDLGAQSTRPGAEEVGAEEELRRLLPALQAIRQHCPEALISIDTFLAPVAAKALEAGANWINDVSGGRRDPDLLRVVSDAGCPVVLMHSRGDSQTMDQLTTYTDVVADVKEALRERSEAAIQAGVLESQIIWDPGLGFAKTHEQNLQLLRDLEQLTEGPQPVLIGPSRKRFIGAVLDEPRPKARLWGTAAVACRCAQARTAVLRVHDVGPISQTLRMAAALW from the coding sequence TTGCCAACTACCAAGCAGCTTGATTCAGGCAACTGGCCCCAGGGCTGGCGCCAACGCACAACAGTGATGGGGGTTATCAACATCACCCCTGATTCATTCAGCGATGGAGGACGATTCCTCGCCAGCGAACGGGCCCTCGCCGAAGCCCAGTGGCAACTGAGCAATGGCGCTGACGTGTTGGATCTGGGAGCACAGAGCACCCGCCCTGGGGCTGAGGAGGTTGGCGCCGAGGAGGAATTACGCCGACTGTTGCCTGCGCTCCAAGCAATCCGGCAGCACTGCCCAGAGGCCCTGATCTCCATCGACACGTTTCTCGCACCAGTTGCCGCCAAAGCACTGGAGGCAGGTGCCAATTGGATCAATGATGTGAGCGGTGGCAGGCGGGATCCCGATCTGCTGCGCGTGGTCTCCGACGCGGGCTGTCCGGTGGTGCTGATGCACAGCCGCGGTGACAGCCAAACCATGGATCAACTCACGACCTATACCGATGTCGTTGCGGATGTGAAGGAGGCGTTGCGGGAGCGCAGTGAGGCCGCGATTCAAGCCGGCGTCCTGGAAAGCCAAATCATCTGGGATCCGGGTCTCGGTTTTGCCAAGACCCACGAGCAGAACCTCCAGCTGCTGCGGGATCTGGAACAACTCACTGAGGGCCCGCAACCGGTGCTGATCGGTCCTTCGCGCAAGCGCTTCATTGGTGCCGTGCTCGACGAGCCCAGACCGAAAGCGCGGCTCTGGGGGACCGCTGCCGTGGCCTGCCGCTGCGCTCAGGCGCGCACTGCCGTGCTTCGGGTGCACGATGTAGGCCCCATCAGCCAGACGCTGCGCATGGCTGCCGCCCTTTGGTGA
- the tpiA gene encoding triose-phosphate isomerase, producing the protein MRRPVIAGNWKMHMTCAQSREFMEAFLPLITETPDDRDLVLAPPFTALSTMAELSQNSRLCLSSQNVHWEGQGAFTGEISPAMLKEHGVTHTIVGHSEPRKYFSESDEQINHRARSSQSNGLIPIVCVGESDEQRERGEAERVIRRQIEQGLEGLDAEKLVVAYEPIWAIGTGKTCAAEEANRICGLIRSWVGSPDLVIQYGGSVKPSNIDELMGMSDIDGVLVGGASLEPESFGRIANYQAA; encoded by the coding sequence GTGCGCAGACCGGTGATCGCTGGCAACTGGAAGATGCACATGACCTGCGCCCAGTCGCGGGAATTCATGGAAGCCTTCCTGCCACTGATTACCGAAACCCCAGACGACCGTGATCTGGTGCTGGCACCACCCTTCACGGCGCTGTCGACCATGGCGGAACTCAGCCAGAACTCCCGTCTCTGCCTGTCAAGCCAGAACGTGCACTGGGAAGGCCAAGGGGCCTTCACTGGGGAGATCTCCCCAGCGATGCTCAAGGAGCATGGTGTGACCCACACGATCGTGGGCCACAGCGAACCCCGGAAATACTTCAGCGAAAGCGACGAGCAGATCAACCACCGGGCCAGGTCATCCCAGTCCAATGGTCTGATTCCGATCGTTTGCGTTGGCGAAAGCGATGAGCAACGAGAACGGGGCGAAGCCGAACGGGTGATCCGCCGCCAGATCGAGCAGGGACTCGAGGGTCTCGATGCAGAGAAGTTAGTGGTCGCCTACGAACCGATCTGGGCGATCGGCACAGGCAAAACCTGCGCTGCCGAAGAAGCCAACCGCATCTGCGGTCTGATTCGAAGCTGGGTGGGATCCCCCGATCTGGTGATTCAGTACGGCGGCTCCGTCAAGCCCAGCAACATTGATGAGTTGATGGGAATGAGCGATATCGACGGTGTTCTGGTGGGGGGAGCTTCCTTGGAGCCTGAAAGCTTTGGACGAATTGCCAACTACCAAGCAGCTTGA
- a CDS encoding RNA-binding S4 domain-containing protein yields the protein MKLDQFLKWKGWVSTGGEAKQRIQMGEVEVNGSVETRRGRQLSPGDRVVLAGEESFVGGENATGP from the coding sequence ATGAAGCTGGATCAGTTCCTGAAATGGAAGGGTTGGGTCTCCACCGGCGGTGAAGCGAAGCAACGCATTCAAATGGGTGAAGTGGAAGTCAATGGAAGCGTTGAAACCCGGCGGGGACGTCAGCTTTCCCCGGGAGATCGGGTTGTGCTTGCAGGGGAGGAGTCCTTTGTCGGGGGCGAAAACGCGACCGGGCCGTAA
- a CDS encoding ABC transporter ATP-binding protein, with the protein MLTPSQAGFRRLLPLLRPHLRELLWGGCCMVVYVGSFPLLVQLAGDLFPALGSGDLARVFQLIGLALLIFAVQKIAQFGQDSLLAGPALLVSQDLRRDLFRRLQTVELGALEKLSAGDLTYRFTEDADRVSEVLYKTIHDTVPSVLQLFAVLGMMLWLDWKLTLAILLLAPVIVWLISLFGARVMAATERSQKKVSELAGLLGEAIEGLPLVRAFAAEPWLQERFETEIDQHRQARHRTYSLLALQHPVVGIIEVVGLFAVLALGAWRIKTGDLSIAGLSSYLTGLIVLIDPIAHVTNNFNEFQQGQASLRRLREIEREPQEAADPAEAQSIGALRGDLVFDQVSFGYDPAQPVLHQFNLRADAGQVLAIVGPSGAGKSTLLSLLLRFNTVQQGEICLDGTDISLMRARELRQQVALVPQRTTVFSGTVAEAIRFGRRATDDEVRDAARLANADDFIRAFPRGYDTQLEERGTNVSGGQLQRIAIARAVLGNPALLLLDEATSALDAEAEAAVQLGLKQAMKGRTVLVIAHRLATVQEADRIVVLEKGAVVDRGTHDELMQRGGRYRELCERQFIRDQQKT; encoded by the coding sequence ATGCTGACCCCATCCCAGGCCGGATTCCGCCGGCTGCTGCCGCTGCTTCGCCCCCACTTGCGGGAACTGCTCTGGGGGGGCTGCTGCATGGTGGTTTACGTCGGTAGCTTTCCGCTGCTCGTGCAGCTGGCCGGGGACTTGTTCCCAGCGCTGGGGTCGGGCGATCTTGCTCGCGTGTTTCAGCTGATCGGGCTGGCGTTGCTGATCTTTGCTGTTCAGAAAATCGCCCAGTTCGGTCAGGACTCTCTTCTTGCCGGGCCTGCATTGCTGGTGAGCCAGGACTTACGGCGCGATTTGTTCCGCCGCTTGCAGACCGTGGAGCTGGGAGCGCTGGAGAAGCTCTCGGCCGGTGATCTCACCTACCGCTTCACAGAAGACGCAGATCGCGTCAGCGAGGTGCTCTACAAGACCATTCACGACACGGTTCCCAGCGTGCTTCAGCTCTTTGCTGTGCTGGGGATGATGCTTTGGCTCGACTGGAAACTGACGCTGGCCATCCTGTTGCTGGCACCGGTGATCGTCTGGTTGATCAGCCTGTTTGGTGCGCGCGTTATGGCGGCCACTGAACGCAGTCAGAAAAAGGTGAGTGAACTGGCCGGTCTGCTTGGTGAGGCCATCGAAGGTTTGCCCCTGGTGCGTGCTTTTGCCGCTGAGCCTTGGCTGCAGGAGCGTTTTGAGACGGAAATCGACCAGCACCGGCAGGCTCGCCACCGCACCTACAGCCTCTTGGCGCTGCAGCATCCGGTGGTTGGCATCATCGAGGTGGTGGGTCTGTTTGCCGTATTGGCCCTCGGAGCCTGGCGGATTAAGACCGGGGACCTGAGCATTGCCGGGCTGAGCAGTTACTTGACGGGGCTGATCGTGCTGATCGATCCCATTGCCCACGTCACCAACAACTTCAACGAATTCCAGCAGGGGCAGGCGTCGCTGCGACGTCTGCGTGAGATCGAGAGAGAGCCTCAGGAGGCTGCTGATCCAGCCGAGGCGCAATCCATCGGTGCTCTCCGAGGTGATCTGGTTTTTGATCAGGTGAGCTTTGGCTATGACCCAGCCCAGCCAGTGCTGCATCAGTTCAATCTGCGGGCGGATGCCGGTCAGGTGCTGGCCATCGTTGGCCCCTCCGGTGCGGGCAAAAGCACCTTGCTGTCGCTCCTGCTGCGATTTAACACCGTTCAACAGGGTGAGATTTGTCTTGATGGCACCGACATCAGCCTGATGCGCGCCCGTGAGCTGCGTCAGCAGGTGGCCCTGGTTCCGCAGCGCACAACCGTGTTCTCCGGAACCGTTGCTGAAGCGATTCGGTTCGGGCGTCGTGCGACGGACGATGAGGTGCGCGATGCGGCTCGGTTGGCCAATGCGGATGATTTCATCCGTGCCTTCCCCCGGGGGTATGACACCCAGCTTGAGGAACGGGGAACCAACGTTTCCGGAGGACAACTGCAGCGGATCGCCATTGCCCGGGCGGTGCTTGGCAACCCAGCGCTGTTGCTGCTGGATGAAGCCACCAGTGCCCTCGATGCTGAAGCCGAGGCTGCGGTGCAACTTGGACTGAAGCAGGCGATGAAGGGACGAACGGTGTTGGTGATCGCTCACCGTCTGGCCACGGTGCAGGAAGCCGATCGAATCGTGGTTCTTGAGAAAGGTGCTGTTGTCGATCGAGGAACCCACGATGAATTGATGCAGCGTGGTGGGCGTTATCGCGAATTGTGCGAACGGCAGTTCATTCGAGATCAGCAAAAGACTTGA
- a CDS encoding DUF6447 family protein — translation MTDSAANNPVLTFEGKRYDLNTLPDELKELVRGMQVADAQLRMHEDTLKVLAVGRQSLATQLNERLKSVTPLPDQG, via the coding sequence ATGACTGATTCTGCAGCCAACAACCCTGTCTTGACCTTTGAGGGCAAGCGCTATGACCTCAATACGCTTCCCGATGAGCTCAAGGAACTTGTGCGTGGCATGCAGGTTGCCGACGCTCAGCTGCGGATGCACGAAGACACCCTCAAGGTTCTAGCGGTGGGCCGTCAGAGCCTGGCCACACAGCTCAATGAAAGGCTCAAGTCTGTGACTCCGTTGCCTGATCAGGGTTGA
- a CDS encoding sodium:alanine symporter family protein, with translation MGGVESTIQAINSPINSIVWGWPTVLLIAATGILLMVGLRFMPLQRLGYGISMMLRPAASQTEGEITPFQALMTSLSATIGTGNIAGVAGAIAVGGPGAVFWMWIIAIFGIATKYAEAVLAVQFRETDGDGNHVGGPMYYIRNGLGSDWSWMAGLFALFGMLAGFGIGNGVQAFEVSSALSLIGIPKLATGVILAALVFAVVIGGIKRIAQAASTIVPLMSILYIAACLLVLLANLGSVPEAFATIFSNAFSGKAAAGGALGQVVLMGFKRGIFSNEAGLGSAPIAHAAAKTDDPVRQGTVAMLGTFIDTLIICTMTALVIITTKANLIIDAAGENLSGADLSITAFNTGIAGSGVVVTLGLVVFAFTTILGWSFYGERCTTYLFGQSAVLPFRLTWVAVVVIGAIAGDRGVIWSIADTLNGLMALPNLVALILLSGTVFKLTKGYSFSD, from the coding sequence ATGGGCGGAGTCGAGTCGACCATTCAGGCCATCAATAGCCCGATCAACAGCATCGTCTGGGGATGGCCCACTGTCCTTTTAATTGCCGCAACGGGCATTCTTCTGATGGTGGGTCTGCGGTTCATGCCGCTGCAACGGCTGGGCTACGGCATCTCAATGATGCTGCGTCCTGCCGCATCTCAAACCGAAGGAGAGATCACCCCCTTTCAAGCGCTGATGACGTCGTTGTCGGCAACGATTGGCACGGGAAACATCGCCGGTGTTGCTGGAGCCATTGCCGTTGGTGGACCTGGTGCCGTCTTTTGGATGTGGATCATCGCGATCTTCGGCATTGCGACCAAGTACGCCGAAGCTGTACTCGCGGTTCAGTTCCGCGAAACCGATGGAGACGGCAACCACGTGGGTGGTCCGATGTATTACATCCGCAACGGACTCGGAAGCGACTGGAGCTGGATGGCTGGCCTGTTTGCCCTCTTCGGCATGTTGGCGGGATTCGGCATCGGCAACGGGGTTCAGGCCTTTGAGGTGTCGTCAGCCTTGAGCCTGATCGGCATCCCGAAGCTGGCGACCGGTGTGATTTTGGCGGCCCTGGTTTTTGCTGTCGTCATCGGGGGCATCAAGCGCATCGCCCAGGCGGCCTCCACCATTGTTCCGTTGATGTCGATCCTCTACATCGCTGCATGCCTTCTGGTGTTGTTGGCAAATCTGGGGAGCGTGCCTGAAGCCTTCGCCACAATTTTCTCCAACGCCTTCTCTGGCAAAGCTGCGGCCGGTGGTGCCCTCGGTCAGGTTGTGCTGATGGGGTTCAAACGGGGCATCTTCTCCAATGAAGCAGGCCTGGGGAGCGCTCCGATCGCTCACGCGGCTGCCAAAACCGATGATCCCGTCCGCCAAGGCACGGTGGCGATGCTGGGCACCTTCATCGACACCCTGATCATCTGCACAATGACCGCTCTGGTGATCATCACCACCAAAGCCAATCTGATCATCGATGCAGCAGGCGAAAACCTGAGCGGAGCAGATCTCTCAATCACCGCCTTCAACACCGGCATCGCAGGAAGCGGCGTGGTGGTCACCCTGGGGTTGGTGGTCTTCGCCTTTACAACCATTCTCGGCTGGAGCTTCTATGGCGAGCGCTGCACCACCTATCTGTTCGGTCAGTCCGCCGTGCTGCCCTTTCGTTTGACTTGGGTGGCTGTTGTGGTGATTGGTGCTATCGCCGGCGACCGTGGAGTGATCTGGTCGATCGCCGACACCCTGAACGGCCTGATGGCTCTCCCGAACCTCGTGGCCTTGATCCTGCTGTCCGGAACGGTGTTCAAACTCACCAAGGGCTACAGTTTCAGCGACTGA